The Carassius carassius chromosome 9, fCarCar2.1, whole genome shotgun sequence genome includes a region encoding these proteins:
- the LOC132149387 gene encoding axin-1-like isoform X2 — MSINETGRYLPDVGGSFTEDAPRPPVPGEEGDLVSRDGRQYGHSFYSSKSESLKNETSIATPRRPDLDLGYEPEGSASPTPPYLKWAESLHSLLDDQDGIHLFRTFLKQEECADMLDFWFACSGFRKQEANEGNEKMLKLAKAIYKKYILDNNGIVSRQIKPATKSFIRDCVMKLHIDPAMFDQAQTEIQTMMEENTYPLFLKSDIYLEYTRTGGESPKLFCDQSSVSGNGKALPGYLPTLNEDEEWRCDQEQEQNHESDSTPSNRLTQKLLMETVPQRVANSKRYQDNREYRHASWREPINPYYVNTGYALAPATSANDSEQQSMSSDADTLSLTDSSVDGVPPYRYRKPHRHEIHESAKVNGRVPLPHIPRTNRMPKDIHVEPEKFAAELISRLEGVLREREAQEKLEERLKRVRLEEEGDDADISTAPSLANHRIPPAVHVQHFGGRYSEMSYNGLQLRDAHEENPESILDEHVQRVMKTPGCQSPGTGRHSPKSRSPDGLPAGKIPGMMLPLSGVQGKHQTRLGPKGEAANMYHHKHILQTHHATGGKPKEQVEVDTTRMHGGFAWNMEQHHCGSKTRNFADGMSVGPNAMDPMVYGKGSTLSKRPVRKGDDGRNFEMREPLPHDDIERNQKILQWMMEGEKEAGRYKKSPYGSISGSKKVQGHEVSRPSSVERPGAVHPWVTAQLRNNVQPSHPFIQDPTMPPNPAPNPLTQLEEARRRLEEERRKSGTLQAKQRYVMEVIQRGRTTVRPALFPTFSVVPAVSDMELSEAEHKNVKKQPCENITVAYYFCGEPIPYRTSVKGRIVTLGQFKELLTKKGSYRYYFKKVSDEFDCGVVFEEVREDDAILPIFEEKIIGKVEKID, encoded by the exons ATGAGCATAAACGAGACGGGCCGTTATCTGCCAGATGTGGGCGGCAGCTTCACTGAGGATGCCCCCAGACCCCCGGTTCCCGGGGAAGAGGGCGATCTGGTGTCCAGAGATGGACGGCAATATGGCCACAGTTTTTACTCGTCTAAGAGCGAGAGCCTCAAGAACGAGACCTCCATAGCTACGCCCAGAAGACCCGACCTGGATCTGGGCTATGAGCCCGAGGGTAGCGCTTCCCCGACGCCACCCTACCTGAAATGGGCGGAGTCCTTGCACTCGCTTTTAGATGACCAAGATGGCATCCACTTGTTCAGGACTTTCCTCAAGCAGGAGGAGTGTGCCGACATGCTGGACTTCTGGTTCGCCTGCAGCGGCTTCCGCAAGCAGGAGGCCAACGAAGGCAATGAAAAGATGCTGAAACTCGCGAAAGCCATTTACAAAAAATACATCTTGGATAACAATGGAATCGTGTCCAGGCAGATCAAACCGGCCACCAAGAGCTTCATCAGGGACTGCGTGATGAAGCTTCACATCGATCCTGCCATGTTCGACCAGGCGCAAACCGAAATTCAGACTATGATGGAAGAAAACACCTACCCTTTGTTTTTAAAGTCCGACATATACTTGGAATACACCAGGACGGGCGGAGAGAGTCCCAAACTATTCTGTGACCAGAGCTCGGTGTCAGGCAACGGCAAAGCCCTGCCAGGCTACTTGCCAACTCTGAACGAAGACGAGGAATGGCGGTGCGACCAGGAACAGGAGCAGAACCATGAAAGTGACTCCACTCCCAGCAACAGGCTGACCCAGAAGCTGCTCATGGAAACCGTGCCTCAGCGGGTGGCCAACAGTAAGAGATATCAGGACAACCGGGAATACAG ACACGCTTCATGGAGGGAGCCCATCAACCCGTACTATGTGAACACTGGTTACGCGCTGGCTCCCGCCACCAGTGCCAACGACAGCGAGCAGCAGAGCATGTCCAGTGATGCAGACACACTCTCCCTGACCGATAGCAGTGT AGATGGAGTCCCACCTTACAGATATCGTAAGCCGCATCGACATGAGATACACGAAAGTGCCAAAGTTAATGGGCGAGTGCCACTACCTCATATTCCT CGCACAAACCGGATGCCAAAGGATATTCACGTTGAGCCGGAGAAGTTTGCGGCGGAGCTCATCAGCAGGCTGGAGGGGGTGCTGAGGGAACGTGAGGCGCAAGAGAAACTGGAGGAGCGGCTCAAGAGGGTTCGGCTG GAAGAGGAAGGTGATGATGCAGACATCTCCACCGCTCCCTCCCTAGCCAATCACAGGATCCCTCCTGCGGTCCATGTGCAGCATTTTGGTGGTCGCTACTCTGAAATGAGCTACAACGGATTGCAGCTACGGGACGCACATGAGGAAAACCCTGAGAGCATCCTGGACGAGCATGTGCAGCGTGTCATGAAAACCCCTGGTTGTCAGTCTCCGGGCACGGGCCGCCACTCTCCGAAGTCCCGCTCGCCTGACGGGCTTCCCGCGGGCAAGATTCCCGGGATGATGCTGCCGCTGTCTGGTGTCCAAGGCAAGCACCAGACTCGGCTGGGCCCAAAGGGTGAGGCAGCGAACATGTACCATCACAAACACATTCTCCAAACACACCATGCCACGGGAGGGAAGCCCAAAGAACAGGTGGAGGTGGACACCACGAGGATGCACGGGGGATTCGCCTGGAACATGGAGCAACACCACTGTGGATCCAAGACACGCAACTTTGCAGATGGGATGAGTGTCGGCCCCAATGCCATGGACCCCATGGTTTATGG TAAAGGAAGCACACTGTCAAAGCGTCCAGTCAGGAAAGGAGATGATGGTCGAAACTTTGAGATGCGAGAGCCCTTGCCCCATGATGATATAGAGAGGAACCAGAAGATACTGCAGTGGATGATGGAGGGCGAGAAGGAAGCTGGACGCTATAAGAAGAGCCCTTATGG GAGCATCTCTGGCTCCAAGAAGGTTCAGGGTCACGAGGTGTCGAGGCCCAGCTCGGTGGAGCGACCGGGGGCTGTGCACCCTTGGGTTACCGCCCAGCTCCGCAACAATGTGCAGCCTTCCCATCCCTTCATCCAAGATCCAACCATGCCCCCCAACCCAGCCCCCAACCCCCTCACCCAGCTGGAAGAGGCACGCAGGCGGCttgaggaggagaggaggaagtCTGGAACATTGCAAGCTAAGCAGAG GTATGTGATGGAGGTGATCCAGAGAGGTCGCACCACTGTCAGGCCTGCTCTGTTCCCCACGTTCAGTGTGGTGCCCGCTGTCTCTGACATGGAGCTCTCCGAGGCCGA GCATAAGAACGTGAAGAAGCAGCCCTGTGAGAACATCACTGTGGCCTATTACTTCTGTGGAGAGCCCATCCCATACAGGACATCCGTCAAAGGAAGAATCGTCACACTGGGACAGTTCAAGGAGCTGCTTACTAAGAAAGGGAGCTACAG GTATTATTTCAAGAAAGTGAGCGACGAGTTTGACTGTGGGGTGGTGTTCGAGGAGGTACGCGAAGACGATGCCATCCTGCCCATCTTTGAAGAGAAGATCATTGGAAAAGTCGAGAAGATCGACTGA
- the LOC132149387 gene encoding axin-1-like isoform X1, producing MSINETGRYLPDVGGSFTEDAPRPPVPGEEGDLVSRDGRQYGHSFYSSKSESLKNETSIATPRRPDLDLGYEPEGSASPTPPYLKWAESLHSLLDDQDGIHLFRTFLKQEECADMLDFWFACSGFRKQEANEGNEKMLKLAKAIYKKYILDNNGIVSRQIKPATKSFIRDCVMKLHIDPAMFDQAQTEIQTMMEENTYPLFLKSDIYLEYTRTGGESPKLFCDQSSVSGNGKALPGYLPTLNEDEEWRCDQEQEQNHESDSTPSNRLTQKLLMETVPQRVANSKRYQDNREYRHASWREPINPYYVNTGYALAPATSANDSEQQSMSSDADTLSLTDSSVDGVPPYRYRKPHRHEIHESAKVNGRVPLPHIPRTNRMPKDIHVEPEKFAAELISRLEGVLREREAQEKLEERLKRVRLEEEGDDADISTAPSLANHRIPPAVHVQHFGGRYSEMSYNGLQLRDAHEENPESILDEHVQRVMKTPGCQSPGTGRHSPKSRSPDGLPAGKIPGMMLPLSGVQGKHQTRLGPKGEAANMYHHKHILQTHHATGGKPKEQVEVDTTRMHGGFAWNMEQHHCGSKTRNFADGMSVGPNAMDPMVYGSKGSTLSKRPVRKGDDGRNFEMREPLPHDDIERNQKILQWMMEGEKEAGRYKKSPYGSISGSKKVQGHEVSRPSSVERPGAVHPWVTAQLRNNVQPSHPFIQDPTMPPNPAPNPLTQLEEARRRLEEERRKSGTLQAKQRYVMEVIQRGRTTVRPALFPTFSVVPAVSDMELSEAEHKNVKKQPCENITVAYYFCGEPIPYRTSVKGRIVTLGQFKELLTKKGSYRYYFKKVSDEFDCGVVFEEVREDDAILPIFEEKIIGKVEKID from the exons ATGAGCATAAACGAGACGGGCCGTTATCTGCCAGATGTGGGCGGCAGCTTCACTGAGGATGCCCCCAGACCCCCGGTTCCCGGGGAAGAGGGCGATCTGGTGTCCAGAGATGGACGGCAATATGGCCACAGTTTTTACTCGTCTAAGAGCGAGAGCCTCAAGAACGAGACCTCCATAGCTACGCCCAGAAGACCCGACCTGGATCTGGGCTATGAGCCCGAGGGTAGCGCTTCCCCGACGCCACCCTACCTGAAATGGGCGGAGTCCTTGCACTCGCTTTTAGATGACCAAGATGGCATCCACTTGTTCAGGACTTTCCTCAAGCAGGAGGAGTGTGCCGACATGCTGGACTTCTGGTTCGCCTGCAGCGGCTTCCGCAAGCAGGAGGCCAACGAAGGCAATGAAAAGATGCTGAAACTCGCGAAAGCCATTTACAAAAAATACATCTTGGATAACAATGGAATCGTGTCCAGGCAGATCAAACCGGCCACCAAGAGCTTCATCAGGGACTGCGTGATGAAGCTTCACATCGATCCTGCCATGTTCGACCAGGCGCAAACCGAAATTCAGACTATGATGGAAGAAAACACCTACCCTTTGTTTTTAAAGTCCGACATATACTTGGAATACACCAGGACGGGCGGAGAGAGTCCCAAACTATTCTGTGACCAGAGCTCGGTGTCAGGCAACGGCAAAGCCCTGCCAGGCTACTTGCCAACTCTGAACGAAGACGAGGAATGGCGGTGCGACCAGGAACAGGAGCAGAACCATGAAAGTGACTCCACTCCCAGCAACAGGCTGACCCAGAAGCTGCTCATGGAAACCGTGCCTCAGCGGGTGGCCAACAGTAAGAGATATCAGGACAACCGGGAATACAG ACACGCTTCATGGAGGGAGCCCATCAACCCGTACTATGTGAACACTGGTTACGCGCTGGCTCCCGCCACCAGTGCCAACGACAGCGAGCAGCAGAGCATGTCCAGTGATGCAGACACACTCTCCCTGACCGATAGCAGTGT AGATGGAGTCCCACCTTACAGATATCGTAAGCCGCATCGACATGAGATACACGAAAGTGCCAAAGTTAATGGGCGAGTGCCACTACCTCATATTCCT CGCACAAACCGGATGCCAAAGGATATTCACGTTGAGCCGGAGAAGTTTGCGGCGGAGCTCATCAGCAGGCTGGAGGGGGTGCTGAGGGAACGTGAGGCGCAAGAGAAACTGGAGGAGCGGCTCAAGAGGGTTCGGCTG GAAGAGGAAGGTGATGATGCAGACATCTCCACCGCTCCCTCCCTAGCCAATCACAGGATCCCTCCTGCGGTCCATGTGCAGCATTTTGGTGGTCGCTACTCTGAAATGAGCTACAACGGATTGCAGCTACGGGACGCACATGAGGAAAACCCTGAGAGCATCCTGGACGAGCATGTGCAGCGTGTCATGAAAACCCCTGGTTGTCAGTCTCCGGGCACGGGCCGCCACTCTCCGAAGTCCCGCTCGCCTGACGGGCTTCCCGCGGGCAAGATTCCCGGGATGATGCTGCCGCTGTCTGGTGTCCAAGGCAAGCACCAGACTCGGCTGGGCCCAAAGGGTGAGGCAGCGAACATGTACCATCACAAACACATTCTCCAAACACACCATGCCACGGGAGGGAAGCCCAAAGAACAGGTGGAGGTGGACACCACGAGGATGCACGGGGGATTCGCCTGGAACATGGAGCAACACCACTGTGGATCCAAGACACGCAACTTTGCAGATGGGATGAGTGTCGGCCCCAATGCCATGGACCCCATGGTTTATGG CAGTAAAGGAAGCACACTGTCAAAGCGTCCAGTCAGGAAAGGAGATGATGGTCGAAACTTTGAGATGCGAGAGCCCTTGCCCCATGATGATATAGAGAGGAACCAGAAGATACTGCAGTGGATGATGGAGGGCGAGAAGGAAGCTGGACGCTATAAGAAGAGCCCTTATGG GAGCATCTCTGGCTCCAAGAAGGTTCAGGGTCACGAGGTGTCGAGGCCCAGCTCGGTGGAGCGACCGGGGGCTGTGCACCCTTGGGTTACCGCCCAGCTCCGCAACAATGTGCAGCCTTCCCATCCCTTCATCCAAGATCCAACCATGCCCCCCAACCCAGCCCCCAACCCCCTCACCCAGCTGGAAGAGGCACGCAGGCGGCttgaggaggagaggaggaagtCTGGAACATTGCAAGCTAAGCAGAG GTATGTGATGGAGGTGATCCAGAGAGGTCGCACCACTGTCAGGCCTGCTCTGTTCCCCACGTTCAGTGTGGTGCCCGCTGTCTCTGACATGGAGCTCTCCGAGGCCGA GCATAAGAACGTGAAGAAGCAGCCCTGTGAGAACATCACTGTGGCCTATTACTTCTGTGGAGAGCCCATCCCATACAGGACATCCGTCAAAGGAAGAATCGTCACACTGGGACAGTTCAAGGAGCTGCTTACTAAGAAAGGGAGCTACAG GTATTATTTCAAGAAAGTGAGCGACGAGTTTGACTGTGGGGTGGTGTTCGAGGAGGTACGCGAAGACGATGCCATCCTGCCCATCTTTGAAGAGAAGATCATTGGAAAAGTCGAGAAGATCGACTGA
- the LOC132149387 gene encoding axin-1-like isoform X3, with the protein MSINETGRYLPDVGGSFTEDAPRPPVPGEEGDLVSRDGRQYGHSFYSSKSESLKNETSIATPRRPDLDLGYEPEGSASPTPPYLKWAESLHSLLDDQDGIHLFRTFLKQEECADMLDFWFACSGFRKQEANEGNEKMLKLAKAIYKKYILDNNGIVSRQIKPATKSFIRDCVMKLHIDPAMFDQAQTEIQTMMEENTYPLFLKSDIYLEYTRTGGESPKLFCDQSSVSGNGKALPGYLPTLNEDEEWRCDQEQEQNHESDSTPSNRLTQKLLMETVPQRVANSKRYQDNREYRHASWREPINPYYVNTGYALAPATSANDSEQQSMSSDADTLSLTDSSVDGVPPYRYRKPHRHEIHESAKVNGRVPLPHIPRTNRMPKDIHVEPEKFAAELISRLEGVLREREAQEKLEERLKRVRLEEEGDDADISTAPSLANHRIPPAVHVQHFGGRYSEMSYNGLQLRDAHEENPESILDEHVQRVMKTPGCQSPGTGRHSPKSRSPDGLPAGKIPGMMLPLSGVQGKHQTRLGPKGEAANMYHHKHILQTHHATGGKPKEQVEVDTTRMHGGFAWNMEQHHCGSKTRNFADGMSVGPNAMDPMVYGSKGSTLSKRPVRKGDDGRNFEMREPLPHDDIERNQKILQWMMEGEKEAGRYKKSPYGSISGSKKVQGHEVSRPSSVERPGAVHPWVTAQLRNNVQPSHPFIQDPTMPPNPAPNPLTQLEEARRRLEEERRKSGTLQAKQRHKNVKKQPCENITVAYYFCGEPIPYRTSVKGRIVTLGQFKELLTKKGSYRYYFKKVSDEFDCGVVFEEVREDDAILPIFEEKIIGKVEKID; encoded by the exons ATGAGCATAAACGAGACGGGCCGTTATCTGCCAGATGTGGGCGGCAGCTTCACTGAGGATGCCCCCAGACCCCCGGTTCCCGGGGAAGAGGGCGATCTGGTGTCCAGAGATGGACGGCAATATGGCCACAGTTTTTACTCGTCTAAGAGCGAGAGCCTCAAGAACGAGACCTCCATAGCTACGCCCAGAAGACCCGACCTGGATCTGGGCTATGAGCCCGAGGGTAGCGCTTCCCCGACGCCACCCTACCTGAAATGGGCGGAGTCCTTGCACTCGCTTTTAGATGACCAAGATGGCATCCACTTGTTCAGGACTTTCCTCAAGCAGGAGGAGTGTGCCGACATGCTGGACTTCTGGTTCGCCTGCAGCGGCTTCCGCAAGCAGGAGGCCAACGAAGGCAATGAAAAGATGCTGAAACTCGCGAAAGCCATTTACAAAAAATACATCTTGGATAACAATGGAATCGTGTCCAGGCAGATCAAACCGGCCACCAAGAGCTTCATCAGGGACTGCGTGATGAAGCTTCACATCGATCCTGCCATGTTCGACCAGGCGCAAACCGAAATTCAGACTATGATGGAAGAAAACACCTACCCTTTGTTTTTAAAGTCCGACATATACTTGGAATACACCAGGACGGGCGGAGAGAGTCCCAAACTATTCTGTGACCAGAGCTCGGTGTCAGGCAACGGCAAAGCCCTGCCAGGCTACTTGCCAACTCTGAACGAAGACGAGGAATGGCGGTGCGACCAGGAACAGGAGCAGAACCATGAAAGTGACTCCACTCCCAGCAACAGGCTGACCCAGAAGCTGCTCATGGAAACCGTGCCTCAGCGGGTGGCCAACAGTAAGAGATATCAGGACAACCGGGAATACAG ACACGCTTCATGGAGGGAGCCCATCAACCCGTACTATGTGAACACTGGTTACGCGCTGGCTCCCGCCACCAGTGCCAACGACAGCGAGCAGCAGAGCATGTCCAGTGATGCAGACACACTCTCCCTGACCGATAGCAGTGT AGATGGAGTCCCACCTTACAGATATCGTAAGCCGCATCGACATGAGATACACGAAAGTGCCAAAGTTAATGGGCGAGTGCCACTACCTCATATTCCT CGCACAAACCGGATGCCAAAGGATATTCACGTTGAGCCGGAGAAGTTTGCGGCGGAGCTCATCAGCAGGCTGGAGGGGGTGCTGAGGGAACGTGAGGCGCAAGAGAAACTGGAGGAGCGGCTCAAGAGGGTTCGGCTG GAAGAGGAAGGTGATGATGCAGACATCTCCACCGCTCCCTCCCTAGCCAATCACAGGATCCCTCCTGCGGTCCATGTGCAGCATTTTGGTGGTCGCTACTCTGAAATGAGCTACAACGGATTGCAGCTACGGGACGCACATGAGGAAAACCCTGAGAGCATCCTGGACGAGCATGTGCAGCGTGTCATGAAAACCCCTGGTTGTCAGTCTCCGGGCACGGGCCGCCACTCTCCGAAGTCCCGCTCGCCTGACGGGCTTCCCGCGGGCAAGATTCCCGGGATGATGCTGCCGCTGTCTGGTGTCCAAGGCAAGCACCAGACTCGGCTGGGCCCAAAGGGTGAGGCAGCGAACATGTACCATCACAAACACATTCTCCAAACACACCATGCCACGGGAGGGAAGCCCAAAGAACAGGTGGAGGTGGACACCACGAGGATGCACGGGGGATTCGCCTGGAACATGGAGCAACACCACTGTGGATCCAAGACACGCAACTTTGCAGATGGGATGAGTGTCGGCCCCAATGCCATGGACCCCATGGTTTATGG CAGTAAAGGAAGCACACTGTCAAAGCGTCCAGTCAGGAAAGGAGATGATGGTCGAAACTTTGAGATGCGAGAGCCCTTGCCCCATGATGATATAGAGAGGAACCAGAAGATACTGCAGTGGATGATGGAGGGCGAGAAGGAAGCTGGACGCTATAAGAAGAGCCCTTATGG GAGCATCTCTGGCTCCAAGAAGGTTCAGGGTCACGAGGTGTCGAGGCCCAGCTCGGTGGAGCGACCGGGGGCTGTGCACCCTTGGGTTACCGCCCAGCTCCGCAACAATGTGCAGCCTTCCCATCCCTTCATCCAAGATCCAACCATGCCCCCCAACCCAGCCCCCAACCCCCTCACCCAGCTGGAAGAGGCACGCAGGCGGCttgaggaggagaggaggaagtCTGGAACATTGCAAGCTAAGCAGAG GCATAAGAACGTGAAGAAGCAGCCCTGTGAGAACATCACTGTGGCCTATTACTTCTGTGGAGAGCCCATCCCATACAGGACATCCGTCAAAGGAAGAATCGTCACACTGGGACAGTTCAAGGAGCTGCTTACTAAGAAAGGGAGCTACAG GTATTATTTCAAGAAAGTGAGCGACGAGTTTGACTGTGGGGTGGTGTTCGAGGAGGTACGCGAAGACGATGCCATCCTGCCCATCTTTGAAGAGAAGATCATTGGAAAAGTCGAGAAGATCGACTGA